In Longimicrobium sp., one DNA window encodes the following:
- a CDS encoding tetratricopeptide repeat protein produces MASSTAARSRRPQTTIDSEDAFAVRAAEAAAWAKRNVRMIVTIAAVALVTVGGYLVYRVNAAGKAARAAEQFLALRANPSVGTAAGAGQVEAFIKAHAGTVEADEARMLLAEIRLNNGNPKAAVTALAPLAGSGSRLSAQAAMMLGSAHAQAGDRAAAIRAYEQAAEKANADYQRVEALAQAALMHEQNNDFAGAVAIYERLLADAKEGSQQAQVIEMRLAEARSRAAAKR; encoded by the coding sequence ATGGCATCGTCCACCGCCGCACGTTCCCGCCGGCCGCAGACCACGATCGACTCCGAGGACGCGTTCGCCGTGCGCGCCGCCGAGGCGGCCGCGTGGGCCAAGCGCAACGTCCGCATGATCGTTACGATCGCGGCGGTGGCGCTGGTGACGGTGGGTGGGTACCTGGTGTACCGGGTGAACGCGGCCGGCAAGGCGGCGCGCGCCGCCGAGCAGTTCCTGGCCCTGCGCGCCAACCCCTCGGTGGGCACGGCGGCGGGCGCCGGGCAGGTGGAGGCGTTCATCAAGGCGCACGCGGGCACCGTAGAGGCCGACGAGGCCCGCATGCTGCTGGCGGAGATCCGGCTGAACAACGGCAACCCCAAGGCGGCCGTCACCGCGCTCGCGCCGCTGGCGGGAAGCGGCTCGCGGCTGTCCGCGCAGGCGGCGATGATGCTGGGCTCGGCGCACGCGCAGGCGGGTGACCGCGCCGCCGCCATCCGCGCCTACGAGCAGGCGGCCGAGAAGGCCAACGCCGACTACCAGCGGGTGGAGGCGCTGGCCCAGGCCGCGCTGATGCACGAGCAGAACAACGACTTCGCCGGCGCGGTCGCCATCTACGAGCGGCTCCTGGCCGACGCCAAGGAAGGTTCGCAGCAGGCGCAGGTGATCGAGATGCGGCTGGCCGAGGCGCGTTCCCGGGCCGCCGCCAAGCGCTGA